From a single Calditrichota bacterium genomic region:
- a CDS encoding valine--tRNA ligase produces the protein MRPEIPKIYNPKTVEDRLYDFWQKKNYFHAEPNPQKSPYTIVIPPPNVTDILHMGHAYNNTLQDILIRFHRMKGFETLWLPGTDHAGIATQNVVERRLLKEEGLTRHDLGREEFVKRVWQWREKYGGLIINQLKKLGASCDWSRTRFTMDEPYTRAVREVFVRLYEKGLIYRGKYIINWCPRCHTALSDEEVIHKDEQGHLWYIAYPVKDSNQFVTVATTRPETMLGDTAVAVHPEDPRYKALIGKTVILPILNREIPVIADEQVDPEFGTGAVKVTPAHDPNDFEIGRRHNLSSIVIMDTEGRMNENAGPYQGMDRFDCRKALVQELEKQGLLKKVEAHQHAVGHCQRCDTVIEPYFSEQWFVKIKPLAEKALASVQKGDIRFIPEKWTKVYENWMTNIRDWCISRQLWWGHRIPVFYCKECGHMMVKREKPESCEKCGSAHIRQDEDVLDTWFSSWLWPFATLGWPEKTEDLTYFYPTNTLVTAQDIIFFWVARMIMAGLEFMEEKPFSDVYIHGIIRDEKGRKMSKSLGNGIDPLKMVDRYSADAVRFSLIMLTSEGQDINLSESKFEMGRNFSNKIWNAFRFIMMNTDEALIEADFDPVKNWDSRAAELSDRWIVSRMQRAVDSITKALETYRFNEALTTFYNFFWHDFCDWYLELIKPRLYQKEEIDARKWTLNLSLWLLKNSMKVLHPVMPFISEEIWQSVRSKGEAESITVAPWPDVVQTLQSPEAEAEMLFLQELIGAVRNVRSEMNVPPNRKAKVILSGLNHSQQVALEKNQAYLTYLAGVETITIHPHLQEKPRQAASAVVQGAEIYVPLGGLIDLDKERERLTKEITRLQNLIQQVNKKLSNENFLKRAPEEIVQKERAKKQAYESDLEKLQRNWTGLEG, from the coding sequence ATGCGTCCGGAAATTCCAAAGATTTACAATCCGAAAACGGTTGAAGATCGCCTGTATGACTTTTGGCAGAAAAAGAACTATTTTCACGCGGAACCCAATCCCCAAAAATCGCCTTACACCATTGTGATTCCCCCGCCCAATGTGACGGATATTCTGCACATGGGACATGCCTACAACAACACGTTGCAGGATATTTTAATCCGTTTCCACCGGATGAAGGGGTTCGAAACCCTCTGGCTGCCGGGGACCGATCATGCCGGAATTGCCACACAAAATGTGGTGGAGCGGCGGTTGCTGAAAGAAGAAGGACTGACGCGCCACGATTTGGGTCGGGAGGAGTTTGTGAAGCGCGTGTGGCAGTGGCGGGAAAAATACGGTGGATTGATTATTAATCAATTAAAAAAGCTGGGTGCCTCCTGTGACTGGTCGCGTACCCGCTTTACGATGGATGAACCGTACACGCGGGCTGTGCGCGAGGTGTTTGTCCGATTGTACGAAAAGGGGCTTATTTATCGCGGAAAGTACATTATTAACTGGTGTCCCCGGTGCCACACCGCATTGTCCGATGAAGAGGTTATTCACAAAGACGAACAGGGGCACCTCTGGTACATCGCCTATCCCGTAAAAGATTCCAATCAATTCGTGACCGTGGCAACCACCCGGCCGGAAACCATGTTGGGAGATACGGCGGTGGCCGTACACCCGGAAGACCCGCGCTACAAGGCCCTCATCGGGAAAACGGTTATTCTGCCCATTCTGAACCGGGAAATTCCGGTGATTGCGGACGAACAGGTGGATCCTGAATTCGGAACGGGTGCGGTTAAAGTCACTCCGGCTCACGATCCCAACGATTTCGAGATTGGCCGCCGCCATAACCTGTCCTCCATCGTCATCATGGATACGGAAGGCCGGATGAATGAAAATGCCGGGCCCTATCAGGGAATGGATCGGTTTGACTGCCGAAAAGCCCTGGTTCAAGAACTGGAAAAACAGGGCCTTTTGAAGAAGGTGGAAGCACATCAGCACGCCGTTGGCCACTGCCAGCGCTGCGATACGGTGATCGAACCCTATTTTTCCGAACAGTGGTTTGTAAAAATTAAGCCTCTGGCCGAAAAGGCCCTTGCGTCCGTACAGAAAGGGGATATTCGCTTTATTCCTGAAAAATGGACAAAGGTCTACGAAAATTGGATGACCAACATCCGCGATTGGTGTATTTCGCGGCAGCTCTGGTGGGGGCACCGCATTCCGGTTTTTTATTGTAAAGAGTGCGGCCACATGATGGTGAAACGGGAGAAACCGGAAAGCTGCGAGAAATGCGGCAGTGCGCATATCCGGCAGGATGAAGATGTGCTGGATACCTGGTTTTCGTCCTGGCTCTGGCCGTTTGCAACCCTGGGATGGCCGGAAAAAACGGAAGATTTAACGTATTTTTATCCGACCAACACCCTGGTGACGGCACAGGATATTATCTTCTTCTGGGTTGCACGCATGATTATGGCCGGACTGGAATTTATGGAGGAAAAACCCTTCAGCGATGTGTACATTCACGGCATTATTCGGGATGAAAAAGGCCGAAAAATGAGCAAATCGCTGGGCAACGGAATTGATCCCCTCAAAATGGTGGACAGGTACAGTGCCGATGCCGTGCGGTTCTCGCTGATTATGCTGACGTCCGAAGGGCAGGACATCAATCTTTCGGAAAGCAAATTCGAGATGGGGCGGAATTTTTCGAATAAGATCTGGAATGCCTTCCGCTTTATCATGATGAATACCGATGAGGCTCTCATTGAAGCCGATTTTGATCCGGTCAAAAATTGGGATTCTCGGGCGGCCGAGCTTAGCGACCGCTGGATCGTCAGTCGGATGCAGCGAGCTGTGGATTCCATCACAAAGGCTCTCGAGACCTACAGGTTTAATGAAGCCCTGACGACCTTCTACAATTTTTTCTGGCACGACTTCTGTGACTGGTACCTGGAATTGATTAAGCCGCGTCTCTACCAAAAAGAAGAGATCGACGCGAGAAAATGGACCCTCAATCTCAGTTTGTGGCTGTTGAAAAATTCAATGAAAGTACTGCATCCGGTGATGCCGTTTATTTCGGAGGAAATCTGGCAGTCGGTACGCAGCAAAGGCGAGGCTGAAAGTATTACCGTTGCCCCGTGGCCGGATGTGGTTCAAACGCTCCAATCTCCGGAAGCAGAAGCGGAAATGCTGTTTCTTCAGGAACTCATTGGTGCCGTACGAAATGTCCGGAGTGAAATGAACGTACCGCCTAACCGAAAGGCGAAAGTCATTCTTTCGGGTCTCAATCATTCTCAACAGGTTGCACTGGAGAAAAATCAGGCGTATTTAACCTATTTGGCGGGTGTGGAAACCATCACGATTCACCCCCATCTGCAGGAAAAACCCAGGCAGGCGGCTTCGGCTGTTGTGCAGGGAGCGGAAATCTACGTTCCCCTGGGAGGCCTCATCGATCTTGACAAAGAACGGGAGCGCCTCACAAAGGAAATCACGCGCCTGCAAAACTTGATTCAGCAGGTCAACAAGAAACTGTCCAACGAAAATTTCCTGAAGCGCGCGCCCGAGGAGATTGTTCAAAAGGAACGGGCAAAAAAGCAGGCTTACGAGAGTGATCTGGAAAAGCTGCAAAGAAATTGGACTGGTTTAGAGGGCTGA
- a CDS encoding cytochrome c3 family protein, which yields MKIAGFLFFIAGLFVGVAVFASAGQKDHLIYSHQKHVDEMGIDCTTCHTRVDSSMKGTDNLLPDMETCFQCHDGDSAPNKCTVCHTNPDEAKVVPRITQYSPKFPHRTHLQAGEKCLTCHVGISKATNTVARHLPKMNQCQTCHQQKRVSDPLKCQVCHTPKEDLQPISHKLDWKHAHQFAAESNPEECTQCHAQSDCEDCHEGKNLTHRTHPLNYEWNHAIDAKMNKIQCISCHEDEVFCIQCHQEKEVMPPSHGRVDWANRIDGGQHKIEAEFDLESCLACHGDYKTYPSCFKCHNQPNKEE from the coding sequence ATGAAAATTGCCGGTTTTTTGTTTTTCATCGCGGGTCTCTTTGTCGGTGTGGCCGTTTTTGCCAGCGCCGGGCAAAAAGATCATCTGATTTATTCGCATCAGAAGCATGTGGATGAAATGGGTATTGACTGCACGACGTGTCACACCCGGGTAGACAGCAGCATGAAGGGAACCGACAATTTGCTGCCGGATATGGAAACCTGTTTTCAGTGTCACGATGGCGACAGTGCGCCCAATAAATGCACGGTTTGTCATACCAATCCCGATGAGGCAAAGGTGGTTCCGCGGATCACCCAGTACAGCCCGAAATTTCCGCACCGGACGCATTTGCAGGCCGGGGAAAAATGTTTAACCTGCCACGTTGGTATTTCGAAAGCAACCAACACGGTGGCACGGCATCTGCCAAAAATGAATCAGTGCCAGACCTGCCATCAACAAAAACGGGTCAGCGATCCGTTGAAATGTCAGGTATGCCATACGCCCAAGGAAGATTTGCAGCCCATTAGCCATAAACTGGACTGGAAACATGCACATCAATTTGCGGCCGAGTCCAATCCGGAAGAATGCACTCAGTGTCATGCACAAAGCGATTGTGAAGACTGCCATGAGGGCAAAAACCTCACCCATCGCACGCATCCTTTAAATTATGAATGGAATCATGCGATTGATGCTAAAATGAATAAAATTCAATGTATTTCGTGCCACGAAGATGAGGTTTTCTGTATTCAATGCCATCAGGAGAAAGAGGTGATGCCGCCCTCCCATGGCCGTGTGGATTGGGCTAATCGAATCGATGGCGGACAACACAAAATTGAAGCGGAATTTGACCTGGAATCGTGTTTGGCTTGTCATGGCGACTACAAAACCTATCCCTCGTGTTTCAAATGTCACAATCAACCCAATAAAGAAGAGTAG
- a CDS encoding ammonia-forming cytochrome c nitrite reductase subunit c552 — protein sequence MKTRITNLGFYLAAMIFLIMTTNQMTFAQSQLDCKLCHGNVYQQWLKGSHSHTQMDVADELSEERVGESPDSVLYGSDPENCIACHSPLAVTVNGGMTEAEALGHFFTTTNGVFTDSTTVADTTNWPHNWCTTCHNVPSNHPASLPVFGYFNSTTTSYDTVANVPSLCGQCHGNLHFPDTDHLTYNAWKMSKHSDTQDDVAEELAEERAGETPDSVISGSDPENCIACHAPTAVLANGGMTEAEALDYFFTTSNGAFSASTTSKNQADWPSVACNTCHNPHYPNQYSYFNSTTKKYTVFDNSAELCGQCHGNLRFPDTDHLTYNIIKGGVAVGVTFEQTMPGASCTDCHMYSSDVDGSNSAMYHGHSWSIFVAEEDGSETVSCASCHSGMNAASAKSVIKMYKEETQAKLDSAEQKVTAAETAMQGNTDSGLLAKLEEAQTNLFLVQSDESEGFHNHKYQMDLLADVIQKSNEILNATGVKEETVAGSPTKFELFQNYPNPFNPSTKITYELPRASYVTLEVFNILGNRVCTLVKGKKKAGRHSIVWDGKDDLGHAVPNGVYVYRIQAGHRVDYRKMTLLK from the coding sequence ATGAAAACCAGAATAACCAATTTGGGATTTTATTTGGCCGCCATGATTTTTTTGATCATGACGACGAATCAAATGACATTTGCGCAGTCTCAATTGGATTGCAAATTGTGTCACGGAAATGTTTATCAACAGTGGCTAAAAGGAAGCCATTCGCACACCCAGATGGATGTGGCTGATGAGTTATCAGAGGAACGGGTTGGGGAATCTCCTGATTCGGTTTTGTATGGTTCCGACCCGGAAAATTGTATTGCATGCCATTCGCCTCTGGCCGTTACGGTAAATGGCGGGATGACGGAGGCTGAGGCCCTGGGTCACTTTTTTACGACCACAAACGGCGTATTTACCGACTCAACAACGGTCGCCGATACAACCAATTGGCCCCACAACTGGTGTACAACCTGTCACAATGTTCCCTCAAATCACCCGGCATCCTTGCCGGTATTTGGCTACTTCAATTCTACGACGACATCCTATGACACGGTGGCCAATGTTCCGTCCCTTTGCGGGCAGTGTCACGGGAATCTCCATTTTCCAGATACAGATCACTTAACCTATAATGCCTGGAAAATGAGTAAACATTCCGATACACAGGATGATGTTGCCGAAGAACTGGCAGAAGAACGGGCCGGAGAAACACCGGATTCGGTCATCAGCGGTTCCGATCCCGAAAATTGTATCGCCTGCCATGCACCAACGGCGGTATTGGCCAATGGCGGGATGACAGAGGCTGAAGCGCTGGATTATTTCTTTACCACAAGCAATGGAGCCTTTTCTGCTTCCACCACTTCAAAAAATCAGGCTGACTGGCCAAGTGTGGCGTGCAATACCTGCCACAATCCGCATTATCCCAATCAATATTCGTATTTTAATTCCACGACCAAAAAATACACGGTCTTTGATAATTCTGCCGAATTGTGCGGCCAGTGCCATGGCAATCTTCGATTTCCCGATACCGATCACCTAACCTACAATATTATCAAGGGCGGTGTGGCGGTCGGCGTTACGTTTGAACAAACCATGCCGGGTGCGTCTTGCACCGATTGCCACATGTATTCCAGCGATGTAGATGGAAGCAATTCGGCGATGTACCACGGACATTCCTGGTCTATTTTTGTCGCCGAAGAGGATGGCAGTGAAACCGTTTCGTGCGCATCCTGCCATTCGGGAATGAATGCGGCTTCTGCCAAATCTGTTATTAAGATGTACAAGGAAGAGACTCAGGCAAAACTGGATTCGGCTGAACAGAAGGTTACGGCGGCTGAAACAGCCATGCAGGGGAATACGGATTCGGGACTTTTGGCCAAATTAGAAGAAGCCCAAACAAATCTGTTTCTGGTTCAATCGGACGAAAGCGAAGGCTTTCATAATCATAAGTATCAAATGGATCTGCTGGCAGATGTCATTCAAAAATCCAACGAAATCCTGAATGCAACGGGAGTGAAAGAGGAAACCGTGGCCGGCTCTCCAACGAAATTTGAATTGTTCCAGAATTATCCCAATCCGTTTAACCCGTCTACAAAAATTACGTATGAATTGCCGCGTGCATCCTATGTGACCCTTGAGGTTTTCAATATTCTGGGCAATCGGGTGTGCACGCTGGTGAAGGGCAAGAAAAAAGCCGGACGGCACTCCATTGTGTGGGATGGAAAAGATGATCTTGGCCATGCCGTTCCAAATGGTGTGTATGTTTATCGTATTCAGGCCGGACATCGTGTGGATTACAGGAAGATGACGCTGTTGAAATAA